AGAGCACCCCGGCCCCGTCGCGTGCTACGTCGAGGGTTTCGGTCCCGGCCATCTCGCGCCCTTCGCCGCCGCCGCGCGCTCGCTCGCGCAGCGCGGCTCGCGCGTTCTGTTGCACCGCGCCGGCCGCACCGCCGCCGGCCAAGCCGCCGCCGCCAGCCACACCGGCGCGATGGCCGGCGACCTCGCGCTCGAACGCGAATTGCTCGAACGCTCCGGCGTGCGCTTCACCGCGAGCATCGCGGAGTTCGACGCCGCGCTCGCCTGGCTCGCCGCGTATCCGCGTCTCGCGAAAGGCCCGGTCGCGCTGCTCACCAACGCCGGTTTCGAGAGCGTGAACGGTTCCGATCTCTTCGGCACCGCGTTGCCCGCCGCCACGCTGGGCGCTCCCGCCACCGAGGAGCTCACGCATCTGCTCGCCGCGAAGAATTTGGGCGGACTCGTCAGTCCCCGTTTGCCCCTCGACCTAACTCCCATGGCTGACGAGTCCGCCTACCTCGCCACCGCCGAGCTGCTCCTGCGCGAATGCGCCGTGCTCGTCGTCGGCCTCGTGCCGTTCACGCGCAAGCTCGGCACCGACGCCCCCGCTGCCGCGCGCTTCGCTTCGCAACTCGCCGCGCTCGCCCGCGCCGCCGGCAAGCCGCTCGCCGTCGCGATCGACGCGGGCGCCGACTACGAGAGCTACCGCACCGCATTCGCCGCGGAGAACGTGCCGACGTTCGACCGCATCGAATCCGCGCTGCTTGGCCTGCGCGCGCTGTAGTGCCGCGCGCGGACGCGCGGCGCGTTGTCCTCTGCGCGATGTCCGCAACACCGCGAACCGGCACCGCGCGGCGTTACGCCGACTCGAGGTGGGAAATCAGGTCTTTCAGCAGCGCGATCTGGCGATTGCGCGTCTCGACCTGCCACGGTTGGTCGAACGGCCGGGCGTATTCAGCCCCCGCGAGCGCGTCGCGCACAAGTCGGAGGTAATCCGTATCGGCGCCCCGATACGCGCTCGGCGATTCGTAACCGGAAATGGAGATCGGCAGGAAACTTCCTTGCAGCAGAAACACGTCCGAATCGCTCAAGCCACGCGTGGTGTCTTCCCACGCCTGCTTCACCGCAGCCGGGGCGTCGGGCGGCGGAAAGGTCCACGTCTTCGCCTTCCCCACCATCTGAAAGCCGTCGCGATCGACGTCGCGCGCGCTACCCGGCGAACGCAGCAGATTGATCGCGCCTTCTTCGGATAATTTTTCCGGGTCAATCGCGTCCGCCAAGGCGTGCATGTGCCGCAACACCTCGCGCTCATCGGAGCTCAGCCCGCGCAAAAATTCCTCCGGCGCAGCTTCGGCGTTCGATTGCTCGGCGCGTTGGATCAGCTGTTCGAATTGCGCGGCGTAATGCTCCACCTCCTCCCGGCGCTCGCCGCTGATTCCGCGCTGGAAATATTTCGCCATCCACGCCCGGAACTCGGCGCGCTGTCCATCGACTCCCTCGGCCGCGCCGGACCCGGCACTTTTTTCCGCATCGGACGCTGCCAACCGGGAACAGGTGAGGCCGCTGGCCTGCTCGCTGGTCGTTTCAAAGGAAGAGGAGACGGAGGAGGATATGTTCATGGGGGATGATACCGGTCGAATTTGCCGGGCGACGCGCCCGGCGCCCTTCCCTTCGCAACGGACGTGCCAAATGCCGGCACGATTCGCCGTGCCGTCACACCGCGCGCCAAGACGTTGTCCGACGACGACGAAGCGGCGCGCCATCGCGACGACGTCAACCGGCGAGAAACTTCGCCGCCGCATCCTCATCCACGAGCCACACGACTTTATCGCGGATGCTCTTCATCACCTGCGCCGGCACCCGCTGCGGGTTGAACTCTCCCGCCAGCACGCGGTGCAGCACCTCGGCCTTGCTCGCGCCGAGCACCATGACGACGACCAACCCGCACGCCTTCAAACCGCTGGGCGTCAGCGTGAGTCGCCATCCTTTTTCCGGCACATCGATTGCCGCAAAATACGAGCCGCCGTCGTCGCGCAGCAGCGGGCTGCCGGGGAAAAGCGACAGCGTGTGGCCGTCGTCGCCCATCCCCGCGAAGCACACGTCGAAGGTGCGATCGCGGCCGAACCACGGCGCGTTGATCCGGCCGAACTCGAGCGCCGCCATCGCCGGCGGCACGCTGGTCGACCAAGGGTGCTTGCGATCCGGAGGGATGCCGAGCGGCTTCAGCAGGAGCCGGTCCGCGTTGCCGAAATTGCTCTCGAACGAATCCGGCCGCACGTAGCGCTCGTCGCTGACGAACCAATGTGTCGTCGCCACCGTCGTCGGCGACAGCGCGTCCTTCGCCACGCACCACTGATACCACTCCTTCGGCGTCGCGCCGCCGGTGAGCGCCCACGTGAAATGCTTCCGCG
This region of Opitutia bacterium genomic DNA includes:
- a CDS encoding 6-phosphogluconolactonase, coding for MKELSSSYGRVFIGTKEDCFRTAVFVAEGQRGQTPPRKHFTWALTGGATPKEWYQWCVAKDALSPTTVATTHWFVSDERYVRPDSFESNFGNADRLLLKPLGIPPDRKHPWSTSVPPAMAALEFGRINAPWFGRDRTFDVCFAGMGDDGHTLSLFPGSPLLRDDGGSYFAAIDVPEKGWRLTLTPSGLKACGLVVVMVLGASKAEVLHRVLAGEFNPQRVPAQVMKSIRDKVVWLVDEDAAAKFLAG